A genomic stretch from Nilaparvata lugens isolate BPH chromosome 8, ASM1435652v1, whole genome shotgun sequence includes:
- the LOC111044053 gene encoding uncharacterized protein LOC111044053 isoform X4, whose protein sequence is MLTCCPKCQHVLPGAAAMRERERDEERERNEEQCCVPSPAAITVRMPGWTTGGTVVLQTVDQGAGGIKVPSGEPSPSAPLSFVLPTTPTVILAGPGQWSFLVAPSPPQPPSPPAPQPSPPSPPHQPPPPSPPSPQQPSPPPLNPVLFTNNSSRLIQSDLDLRTLTATQTALRTSGWYYEGLSWQESANLLLPTPPGTFLVRDSSDPRYLFSLSVQTERGPTSVRLHYADGHFRLDAEAKIIPLMPLFDCVIKLVQYYTQMTDRKGSGVNQRTMDVSNVNQNLSGVNQRTMDVSGVNQRTMNVSNMYQNLSDVNQRTMDVSDVSQHLPGVNQPLSSVNHHMSGLSSRTTEMFGVNPRTTDSSSVNKNFINFVTNMSSVMDVSARLSGSVANQFGVNQPTNFSGVGQHLSGVNQHLSGVNQPTNFVSNLSGVSQPLSGMSHQSTNFVPNLSSVNHHLSSFNQPLPSVNQPFSDAPKLQKTRRKRSSARDQVWIDSSGQVYSHILLTTPLRQKDRFPSLMHLSRLAVNQLKSSSNVPLRGALALPQSLRMYLQDYPYLC, encoded by the exons ATGTTGACCTGCTGTCCGAAATGCCAGCACGTGCTACCGGGTGCGGCAGCGATGCGGGAACGGGAACGGGACGAGGAACGGGAACGGAACGAGGAACAGTGTTGTGTCCCGTCGCCGGCCGCCATTACGGTGCGCATGCCGGGATGGACGACGGGCGGAACGGTTGTCTTGCAGACTGTAGACCAAGGGGCAG gagGCATAAAAGTTCCCTCAGGCGAACCATCTCCCTCGGCACCCCTATCCTTCGTCCTGCCGACTACACCGACGGTCATCCTGGCAGGACCTGGACAGTGGAGCTTCCTGGTTGCCCCCtctcctcctcaacctccttCTCCACCTGCTCCTCAACcttcccctccttctcctcctcatcaacctcctcctccttctccaccatctcctcaacaaccttctcctcctcctctgaaCCCTGTCCTCTTCACCAACAACTCCTCCAGACTGATTCAATCCGATTTGGATCTAAGGACGCTGACTGCTACCCAG ACAGCGCTCAGGACGTCAGGCTGGTACTACGAGGGTCTCTCCTGGCAAGAATCGGCCAACCTCCTCCTCCCCACACCACCGGGCACCTTCCTGGTGCGCGACTCCTCGGATCCGCGCTACCTGTTCTCCCTCAGTGTGCAGACCGAGCGAGGTCCCACCTCTGTACGGCTCCACTATGCCGACGGACATTTTCGTCTCGACGCCGAAGCCAAAATCATTCCACTCATGCCGCTTTTCGATTGCGTCATCAAATTGGTCCAGTACTACACACAGATGACGGACAGGAAGGGGTCCGGT GTGAACCAACGGACAATGGATGTGTCAAATGTGAACCAAAATTTGTCCGGTGTGAACCAACGGACAATGG ATGTGTCCGGTGTGAACCAACGGACAATGAATGTGTCAAATATGTACCAAAATTTGTCCGATGTGAACCAACGGACAATGGATGTGTCCGATGTAAGTCAGCACTTGCCCGGTGTGAACCAGCCTTTGTCCAGTGTGAACCATCACATGTCAGGACTAAGTTCTCGGACAACAGAAATGTTTGGAGTAAATCCTCGGACAACAGACTCGTCCAGTGTGAACAAAAACTTTATAAACTTTGTAACAAATATGTCCAGTGTGATGGATGTAAGTGCAAGACTGTCGGGGAGTGTTGCGAATCAGTTCGGTGTGAACCAGCCCACAAACTTTTCCGGTGTGGGTCAACACTTGTCCGGTGTAAACCAACACTTGTCCGGTGTGAACCAACCCACAAACTTTGTTTCAAACTTGTCCGGTGTGAGTCAACCTTTGTCTGGCATGAGTCACCAATCCACAAACTTTGTTCCAAACTTGTCCAGTGTGAACCACCACTTGTCAAGCTTCAACCAGCCTCTTCCCAGCGTGAACCAGCCTTTCTCCGACGCTCCCAAACTCCAGAAGACTCGTCGAAAACGCTCGTCAGCTCGCGACCAAGTGTGGATCGATTCCTCGGGCCAGGTATACTCGCACATTCTCCTCACCACTCCGCTACgacagaaagaccggtttccaTCGCTCATGCATCTGTCAAGACTCGCTGTAAACCAGTTGAAATCCTCGTCAAATGTTCCTCTACGTGGGGCCTTGGCCTTGCCTCAGTCACTACGAATGTACCTTCAGGATTATCCCTATTTATGTTGA
- the LOC111044053 gene encoding uncharacterized protein LOC111044053 isoform X1, with product MLTCCPKCQHVLPGAAAMRERERDEERERNEEQCCVPSPAAITVRMPGWTTGGTVVLQTVDQGAGGIKVPSGEPSPSAPLSFVLPTTPTVILAGPGQWSFLVAPSPPQPPSPPAPQPSPPSPPHQPPPPSPPSPQQPSPPPLNPVLFTNNSSRLIQSDLDLRTLTATQTALRTSGWYYEGLSWQESANLLLPTPPGTFLVRDSSDPRYLFSLSVQTERGPTSVRLHYADGHFRLDAEAKIIPLMPLFDCVIKLVQYYTQMTDRKGSGVNQLTMDVSNVNQRTMDVSNVNQNLSGVNQRTMGVSGVSQNLPGVNQPLSSVKQRTMDVSGVNQRTMNVSNMYQNLSDVNQRTMDVSDVSQHLPGVNQPLSSVNHHMSGLSSRTTEMFGVNPRTTDSSSVNKNFINFVTNMSSVMDVSARLSGSVANQFGVNQPTNFSGVGQHLSGVNQHLSGVNQPTNFVSNLSGVSQPLSGMSHQSTNFVPNLSSVNHHLSSFNQPLPSVNQPFSDAPKLQKTRRKRSSARDQVWIDSSGQVYSHILLTTPLRQKDRFPSLMHLSRLAVNQLKSSSNVPLRGALALPQSLRMYLQDYPYLC from the exons ATGTTGACCTGCTGTCCGAAATGCCAGCACGTGCTACCGGGTGCGGCAGCGATGCGGGAACGGGAACGGGACGAGGAACGGGAACGGAACGAGGAACAGTGTTGTGTCCCGTCGCCGGCCGCCATTACGGTGCGCATGCCGGGATGGACGACGGGCGGAACGGTTGTCTTGCAGACTGTAGACCAAGGGGCAG gagGCATAAAAGTTCCCTCAGGCGAACCATCTCCCTCGGCACCCCTATCCTTCGTCCTGCCGACTACACCGACGGTCATCCTGGCAGGACCTGGACAGTGGAGCTTCCTGGTTGCCCCCtctcctcctcaacctccttCTCCACCTGCTCCTCAACcttcccctccttctcctcctcatcaacctcctcctccttctccaccatctcctcaacaaccttctcctcctcctctgaaCCCTGTCCTCTTCACCAACAACTCCTCCAGACTGATTCAATCCGATTTGGATCTAAGGACGCTGACTGCTACCCAG ACAGCGCTCAGGACGTCAGGCTGGTACTACGAGGGTCTCTCCTGGCAAGAATCGGCCAACCTCCTCCTCCCCACACCACCGGGCACCTTCCTGGTGCGCGACTCCTCGGATCCGCGCTACCTGTTCTCCCTCAGTGTGCAGACCGAGCGAGGTCCCACCTCTGTACGGCTCCACTATGCCGACGGACATTTTCGTCTCGACGCCGAAGCCAAAATCATTCCACTCATGCCGCTTTTCGATTGCGTCATCAAATTGGTCCAGTACTACACACAGATGACGGACAGGAAGGGGTCCGGTGTGAACCAACTGACAATGGATGTGTCAAATGTGAACCAACGGACAATGGATGTGTCAAATGTGAACCAAAATTTGTCCGGTGTGAACCAACGGACAATGGGTGTGTCCGGTGTAAGTCAGAACTTGCCCGGTGTGAACCAGCCTTTGTCCAGTGTGAAGCAACGGACAATGGATGTGTCCGGTGTGAACCAACGGACAATGAATGTGTCAAATATGTACCAAAATTTGTCCGATGTGAACCAACGGACAATGGATGTGTCCGATGTAAGTCAGCACTTGCCCGGTGTGAACCAGCCTTTGTCCAGTGTGAACCATCACATGTCAGGACTAAGTTCTCGGACAACAGAAATGTTTGGAGTAAATCCTCGGACAACAGACTCGTCCAGTGTGAACAAAAACTTTATAAACTTTGTAACAAATATGTCCAGTGTGATGGATGTAAGTGCAAGACTGTCGGGGAGTGTTGCGAATCAGTTCGGTGTGAACCAGCCCACAAACTTTTCCGGTGTGGGTCAACACTTGTCCGGTGTAAACCAACACTTGTCCGGTGTGAACCAACCCACAAACTTTGTTTCAAACTTGTCCGGTGTGAGTCAACCTTTGTCTGGCATGAGTCACCAATCCACAAACTTTGTTCCAAACTTGTCCAGTGTGAACCACCACTTGTCAAGCTTCAACCAGCCTCTTCCCAGCGTGAACCAGCCTTTCTCCGACGCTCCCAAACTCCAGAAGACTCGTCGAAAACGCTCGTCAGCTCGCGACCAAGTGTGGATCGATTCCTCGGGCCAGGTATACTCGCACATTCTCCTCACCACTCCGCTACgacagaaagaccggtttccaTCGCTCATGCATCTGTCAAGACTCGCTGTAAACCAGTTGAAATCCTCGTCAAATGTTCCTCTACGTGGGGCCTTGGCCTTGCCTCAGTCACTACGAATGTACCTTCAGGATTATCCCTATTTATGTTGA
- the LOC111044053 gene encoding uncharacterized protein LOC111044053 isoform X2 has product MLTCCPKCQHVLPGAAAMRERERDEERERNEEQCCVPSPAAITVRMPGWTTGGTVVLQTVDQGAGGIKVPSGEPSPSAPLSFVLPTTPTVILAGPGQWSFLVAPSPPQPPSPPAPQPSPPSPPHQPPPPSPPSPQQPSPPPLNPVLFTNNSSRLIQSDLDLRTLTATQTALRTSGWYYEGLSWQESANLLLPTPPGTFLVRDSSDPRYLFSLSVQTERGPTSVRLHYADGHFRLDAEAKIIPLMPLFDCVIKLVQYYTQMTDRKGSGVNQRTMDVSNVNQNLSGVNQRTMGVSGVSQNLPGVNQPLSSVKQRTMDVSGVNQRTMNVSNMYQNLSDVNQRTMDVSDVSQHLPGVNQPLSSVNHHMSGLSSRTTEMFGVNPRTTDSSSVNKNFINFVTNMSSVMDVSARLSGSVANQFGVNQPTNFSGVGQHLSGVNQHLSGVNQPTNFVSNLSGVSQPLSGMSHQSTNFVPNLSSVNHHLSSFNQPLPSVNQPFSDAPKLQKTRRKRSSARDQVWIDSSGQVYSHILLTTPLRQKDRFPSLMHLSRLAVNQLKSSSNVPLRGALALPQSLRMYLQDYPYLC; this is encoded by the exons ATGTTGACCTGCTGTCCGAAATGCCAGCACGTGCTACCGGGTGCGGCAGCGATGCGGGAACGGGAACGGGACGAGGAACGGGAACGGAACGAGGAACAGTGTTGTGTCCCGTCGCCGGCCGCCATTACGGTGCGCATGCCGGGATGGACGACGGGCGGAACGGTTGTCTTGCAGACTGTAGACCAAGGGGCAG gagGCATAAAAGTTCCCTCAGGCGAACCATCTCCCTCGGCACCCCTATCCTTCGTCCTGCCGACTACACCGACGGTCATCCTGGCAGGACCTGGACAGTGGAGCTTCCTGGTTGCCCCCtctcctcctcaacctccttCTCCACCTGCTCCTCAACcttcccctccttctcctcctcatcaacctcctcctccttctccaccatctcctcaacaaccttctcctcctcctctgaaCCCTGTCCTCTTCACCAACAACTCCTCCAGACTGATTCAATCCGATTTGGATCTAAGGACGCTGACTGCTACCCAG ACAGCGCTCAGGACGTCAGGCTGGTACTACGAGGGTCTCTCCTGGCAAGAATCGGCCAACCTCCTCCTCCCCACACCACCGGGCACCTTCCTGGTGCGCGACTCCTCGGATCCGCGCTACCTGTTCTCCCTCAGTGTGCAGACCGAGCGAGGTCCCACCTCTGTACGGCTCCACTATGCCGACGGACATTTTCGTCTCGACGCCGAAGCCAAAATCATTCCACTCATGCCGCTTTTCGATTGCGTCATCAAATTGGTCCAGTACTACACACAGATGACGGACAGGAAGGGGTCCGGT GTGAACCAACGGACAATGGATGTGTCAAATGTGAACCAAAATTTGTCCGGTGTGAACCAACGGACAATGGGTGTGTCCGGTGTAAGTCAGAACTTGCCCGGTGTGAACCAGCCTTTGTCCAGTGTGAAGCAACGGACAATGGATGTGTCCGGTGTGAACCAACGGACAATGAATGTGTCAAATATGTACCAAAATTTGTCCGATGTGAACCAACGGACAATGGATGTGTCCGATGTAAGTCAGCACTTGCCCGGTGTGAACCAGCCTTTGTCCAGTGTGAACCATCACATGTCAGGACTAAGTTCTCGGACAACAGAAATGTTTGGAGTAAATCCTCGGACAACAGACTCGTCCAGTGTGAACAAAAACTTTATAAACTTTGTAACAAATATGTCCAGTGTGATGGATGTAAGTGCAAGACTGTCGGGGAGTGTTGCGAATCAGTTCGGTGTGAACCAGCCCACAAACTTTTCCGGTGTGGGTCAACACTTGTCCGGTGTAAACCAACACTTGTCCGGTGTGAACCAACCCACAAACTTTGTTTCAAACTTGTCCGGTGTGAGTCAACCTTTGTCTGGCATGAGTCACCAATCCACAAACTTTGTTCCAAACTTGTCCAGTGTGAACCACCACTTGTCAAGCTTCAACCAGCCTCTTCCCAGCGTGAACCAGCCTTTCTCCGACGCTCCCAAACTCCAGAAGACTCGTCGAAAACGCTCGTCAGCTCGCGACCAAGTGTGGATCGATTCCTCGGGCCAGGTATACTCGCACATTCTCCTCACCACTCCGCTACgacagaaagaccggtttccaTCGCTCATGCATCTGTCAAGACTCGCTGTAAACCAGTTGAAATCCTCGTCAAATGTTCCTCTACGTGGGGCCTTGGCCTTGCCTCAGTCACTACGAATGTACCTTCAGGATTATCCCTATTTATGTTGA
- the LOC111044053 gene encoding uncharacterized protein LOC111044053 isoform X3: MLTCCPKCQHVLPGAAAMRERERDEERERNEEQCCVPSPAAITVRMPGWTTGGTVVLQTVDQGAGGIKVPSGEPSPSAPLSFVLPTTPTVILAGPGQWSFLVAPSPPQPPSPPAPQPSPPSPPHQPPPPSPPSPQQPSPPPLNPVLFTNNSSRLIQSDLDLRTLTATQTALRTSGWYYEGLSWQESANLLLPTPPGTFLVRDSSDPRYLFSLSVQTERGPTSVRLHYADGHFRLDAEAKIIPLMPLFDCVIKLVQYYTQMTDRKGSGVNQLTMDVSNVNQRTMDVSNVNQNLSGVNQRTMDVSGVNQRTMNVSNMYQNLSDVNQRTMDVSDVSQHLPGVNQPLSSVNHHMSGLSSRTTEMFGVNPRTTDSSSVNKNFINFVTNMSSVMDVSARLSGSVANQFGVNQPTNFSGVGQHLSGVNQHLSGVNQPTNFVSNLSGVSQPLSGMSHQSTNFVPNLSSVNHHLSSFNQPLPSVNQPFSDAPKLQKTRRKRSSARDQVWIDSSGQVYSHILLTTPLRQKDRFPSLMHLSRLAVNQLKSSSNVPLRGALALPQSLRMYLQDYPYLC, encoded by the exons ATGTTGACCTGCTGTCCGAAATGCCAGCACGTGCTACCGGGTGCGGCAGCGATGCGGGAACGGGAACGGGACGAGGAACGGGAACGGAACGAGGAACAGTGTTGTGTCCCGTCGCCGGCCGCCATTACGGTGCGCATGCCGGGATGGACGACGGGCGGAACGGTTGTCTTGCAGACTGTAGACCAAGGGGCAG gagGCATAAAAGTTCCCTCAGGCGAACCATCTCCCTCGGCACCCCTATCCTTCGTCCTGCCGACTACACCGACGGTCATCCTGGCAGGACCTGGACAGTGGAGCTTCCTGGTTGCCCCCtctcctcctcaacctccttCTCCACCTGCTCCTCAACcttcccctccttctcctcctcatcaacctcctcctccttctccaccatctcctcaacaaccttctcctcctcctctgaaCCCTGTCCTCTTCACCAACAACTCCTCCAGACTGATTCAATCCGATTTGGATCTAAGGACGCTGACTGCTACCCAG ACAGCGCTCAGGACGTCAGGCTGGTACTACGAGGGTCTCTCCTGGCAAGAATCGGCCAACCTCCTCCTCCCCACACCACCGGGCACCTTCCTGGTGCGCGACTCCTCGGATCCGCGCTACCTGTTCTCCCTCAGTGTGCAGACCGAGCGAGGTCCCACCTCTGTACGGCTCCACTATGCCGACGGACATTTTCGTCTCGACGCCGAAGCCAAAATCATTCCACTCATGCCGCTTTTCGATTGCGTCATCAAATTGGTCCAGTACTACACACAGATGACGGACAGGAAGGGGTCCGGTGTGAACCAACTGACAATGGATGTGTCAAATGTGAACCAACGGACAATGGATGTGTCAAATGTGAACCAAAATTTGTCCGGTGTGAACCAACGGACAATGG ATGTGTCCGGTGTGAACCAACGGACAATGAATGTGTCAAATATGTACCAAAATTTGTCCGATGTGAACCAACGGACAATGGATGTGTCCGATGTAAGTCAGCACTTGCCCGGTGTGAACCAGCCTTTGTCCAGTGTGAACCATCACATGTCAGGACTAAGTTCTCGGACAACAGAAATGTTTGGAGTAAATCCTCGGACAACAGACTCGTCCAGTGTGAACAAAAACTTTATAAACTTTGTAACAAATATGTCCAGTGTGATGGATGTAAGTGCAAGACTGTCGGGGAGTGTTGCGAATCAGTTCGGTGTGAACCAGCCCACAAACTTTTCCGGTGTGGGTCAACACTTGTCCGGTGTAAACCAACACTTGTCCGGTGTGAACCAACCCACAAACTTTGTTTCAAACTTGTCCGGTGTGAGTCAACCTTTGTCTGGCATGAGTCACCAATCCACAAACTTTGTTCCAAACTTGTCCAGTGTGAACCACCACTTGTCAAGCTTCAACCAGCCTCTTCCCAGCGTGAACCAGCCTTTCTCCGACGCTCCCAAACTCCAGAAGACTCGTCGAAAACGCTCGTCAGCTCGCGACCAAGTGTGGATCGATTCCTCGGGCCAGGTATACTCGCACATTCTCCTCACCACTCCGCTACgacagaaagaccggtttccaTCGCTCATGCATCTGTCAAGACTCGCTGTAAACCAGTTGAAATCCTCGTCAAATGTTCCTCTACGTGGGGCCTTGGCCTTGCCTCAGTCACTACGAATGTACCTTCAGGATTATCCCTATTTATGTTGA